In Luteolibacter rhizosphaerae, the genomic window GTCACGGCATCGCAGTTCTCGATCGAAACGGCATGCGGGATCCCATCCGGGGCCGGGCCCGTATTGAGCGAAGCCAGATCACCCGGCTGTGCCGCCGCACCGATGCCCTCGCGGCCCACCCTTACCACATCCTCCCCTCTCATCTCGGCCTTCGTGCCCCAGAGGAAAGGCATGCCTTTCTTGCGATAGCGGGTGGCGGCATCGATCACGTCGATCCGCGAGTAGGGCTTGAGCGGATAGCCGGCATGCAGCTTCACCTCGATCCAACTCTTGTCCTCCGCCGCGGCGATCACCACGCCTTGGGTGAATGGCAGCGGCTCATAGTCCACTGTGAGTCCGCGCAAGATCACTTGGCTGCAGCCATGGATCGCCACGGCCCGGGTCAGTTTGGTGGAGAGCAGAGTCACGCCCTCCGCCACGATCTCGGTGTCCTTCACGCCGCTCAGGTTCCACACCACCTTCCCGCCGCCTTCCGGCGCGAGACGATAGACACCGGGCGGGATCACGATCCGCTTTTCTCCCCGCTTCAAAGCTTCCGTAACGGCGGGCCGGAAATCCGGGAGCTCGGAGGCGGAGAGTGTGAGGTTCAGCGGCAGGAGCAGGCAGCAGAGCAGACGCAAGGATCGGGGCATGCAGGGTTCGTGTCTCCCATACGTTCCCATCCCACCGCATCTTGAGCCCCTACCCGATTGGGATCAATCGTGACGGGAGCCACCATTGTTCAAGCCGCCTGCCCCCGGCTGTAATTCCTCGCGCTCGCGTGCCCGTCCGGAGTAGAGCGCAAGGCACTCCTACCACCTCATGATCCGCGGAACGACACCCTGGCCTGCCTCTCTGCGGGCGGCATGCTTCCTCCTGCTCCAGTCCGCCATCAGTCCGGGAGCAGCGACCCTGCCCGCGGGATTCACGGAGACCCGGATCGCCGAAGGCCTGAACCCCACGACCATGACCTTCGCGCCGGACGGTCGCCTCTTCCTCTGCGAGAAGCAGGGACTGCTGCGCGTGATCGATGGCGGCAAGCTGCTACCCGAACCCGTGCTCGATATCCGCGCCAAGGTGGATGCGTGGAACGAGCGCGGGCTGCTGAGCGTCTGCTTCGATCCGGACTTCACCCGCAACGGCTGGATCTACGTTTACTACACCCACAATCGCAAACCTGAGGACAAGGCCCGGACCAACAGCAACAATCGGGTCAGTCGCTTCACCGTGAAGGGCAATTCGGTAGCGGCGAATAGCGAGGTGGTCCTGCTGGAGCTCTCGAATCTCTCCAAGATCGGCTGGCACAACGGTGGCGGCTTGGCCTTCGGCAAGGACGGCAAGCTCTACGTCAGCACCGGGGAGAACTCGGTGGCCCCGAACGCCCAAGACCCCGGTAATCTCCTGGGCAAGCTGCTGCGACTGAACAAGGACGGCTCCATCCCCCAGGACAATCCTCACTACAAGGAATTCAAGGGAGAGAACCGCGCCATCGTCGCGCTCGGCCTGCGCAATCCTTTCAGCATCGCGGTGCAGATGGCGACCGGCCTGCTCTACCTCAGCGAAGTCGGCGCCAACTACGAGCAGCTCGAAGCCTACGACACCGGAGCTGCTCCGGTCGGCACTAATTACGGCTGGCCGGACATCGATGGTCCGCTGCGCAATCAAGCCAAGCCGGAGGGCTACCGCGCCCCGGCCTATCCTTACGACCATGGCCGCGGCGAGGGACTCGCCCTTTGCTCGGGGGACTTTTACAATCCCAACAAGCCGGGCACGGAGGCCTTCCCGCCCGAATACATCGGAAGGTTCTTCTTCAGCGACTACAAGGGCTGGATCAAGGCGATCGATCCCGCGAAGCCCGACACCCGCCACGACTTCGCCACCGGCATCAACCGCCCAATCGACGTGGAGATCGCTCCGGATGGAGCCTTATGGTATATCGAGCGTGCAGGGATCCCCGGTGGCTCGGATGAGGCAAATAGCGCTAGCACCAACGGCTCGCTGTGGCGGGTTGTCTGGAGCGGCGGCGGCAAACCGGCCAAGCTCGCGATCATCCAACAGCCTGTCAGTACCGATGTCGGGGCACCGCTCGGCGAGGTGAAGGTAGCCCTGCAGGATGCGACTGGAAAAACCATCGATACCGCCAACGACACCATCACGCTGACGCTCGAGGGAGCTGCGCCGAGAACCGCTCTCTCCGGTCCGCGCGAAGTCGCCGCCTTGAAAGGCGTGGCCACCTTCTCGCCACTTTCCATCGGTAGGCCAGGTCGTGGCTACAGCCTTCGCGCCAGCAGCGGCGGCCTCGGCTCGACAAGCAGCAGCAGCTTCGACATCTCGGATCGACTCGCTGCCCCGCTGATCACGCCGCCTGCCGGTAGCTTCACCGGTCCGGTTTGGGTGCGGATCTCCAGCCCCGCCCCCGGCACGACGATCCGCTTCACCACCGACGGGAAAGCTCCGGACGCCAGCTCTCCTGCCTACACCGAGCCTTTTGAGGTCACTGGCGACACCACCGTTCAGGCGATCGTCCAGAGGGAGGGCTTGACTGACAGCGCCGCGGTGAGCGCGAGCATGAAGATCACGGGAAGCACGCCCTACAGCTTGGATCTCCGTCCCATCGCAAGCGGCGTGAAGCTGCCAGCCAGCGCGGCGGAAGGAATGCCGCCGACACTCTCCGGCACGGGAATCTTCCGAGACAAGACGCTCAGCCCGGCTGTCGGCATGGTCCCCTACTCGCTCAATGCGCCTTCATGGGCGGACGGCGCGGAGACACAGCGCTGGGTCATCCTCCCGGGCGAGGCCAAGATCGGCTTCGCCCCTACCGGTGAATACACATGGCCCGGCGGCACCATCTTCGTGCAGCACTTCGAGATTGTCACCGACAAGCGCAGCAAAACCCGGCGCAGGCTTGAGACACGCCTGCTGGTGCTCGATGCCACCGGCAGCTTCGGTTACGGCGCAAGCTATCGCTGGCGGGCCGATGGCAGCGACGCGGATCTGGTGGATGCCGCCGGTGCCGAGGAAGTGCTTCAGATCACCGATGCAGCAGGCGTCCGCAAGCAAAGTTGGACCTATCCCGGCAGCAGCCTGTGCTACCTGTGCCACACACCGAATGCCGGATTCGTCCTCGGCCCGAAGACCCGCCAGCTCAATGGCACCCACAGCTACCCCGGCGGACGCAGCGACAACCAACTCCGCACCTGGAACTATCTCCAGATGTTTGACCGCCCCTTGGACGAAAGCGCGATCGCCAGCTACCCGCGCTGCTCCGCGATTGATGATGCAGAAGCCTCGCTTGAGGACAGGGTGCGCTCCTACATCGACAGCAACTGCGCCCACTGCCACCGTCCGAACGGCACCGGCGCACTATGGGATGCCCGCTTTGACACCCCGCTCGCCAGTCAGGGGATCCTCAATGGCGAGGTGCGGAACAACTTCGGCGTGGAGAACGGGAAAGTCGTGCTACCCGGCGATCCAACCAAGTCGATGCTCCATCGCCGGATGGCCTCGACCTCCCTTGCCGAACAGATGCCCCCGATGACCCGCAACGTGGTGGATCAAGCAGCCCTCGATCTGATCGCGGAGTGGATCCGCGCGCAGGCTCCGGCAAAGGAAGAAACCGATCGCTAGCCAATCACAGGCAGGCCAGCTTTCTCAAATCGCCTTTACTCGGAGATATTGAATATTAACTTCGGGTCGCTCACCCGCACCCAGATGTTTATTGCCTTCCCTCGGGCCGATCGCGCTCTCGCCCGGATCTTACGCTGCTTCGCGAGGCCTCTTGCTTCGGCGTTTATCGCATTTTTCTTTGCCGCGCTTTCGATGCCCGCCAGGTCCGCGCCACCTGCGCCGGCACCACCACCCTTTCTGGTCGGGGACATTATCGCGTATCCGGCCATTGTCCATGGCGCCCATCCGATACTCAAATGGACGACCGAATTCCCCGAGAATACGACCTCCACCGACTACGTTTTCTTCATCCGTCAGAAACAGTTGCAGGACGGATTTGAATGGGACATGCAGGTGCAAAGCCGAGGACAGCAATTGGCTGCCTTTCCCACGGCTGATACCGGCAGCACGTTTGAATTGCGGGCTATGAGGGCGGCATCACCGCATGACGAATACTTGTTGGGTATCACCACCATCGGGACCTATCTGCCAGCCGCCGCGGTGACTATCTACACAGAGGACCCCTATCCCTCGATACCGAGAACCCGCGCGGACCGGCCGATTGAGGTGCAAGTGAATATCCACAACATCCTTCCCTACCCGGGATATCCCGAAAGCTCCAAGGTCGCAATACTTCACCGGCACGTCCAATCCTATGGCACCACTGGCACGGGACATCCGCTCGATCGCAACTCGGCCACCCTCATCTCCCAAAGCGAGTTCACGGCAAACGGCAACTTCGTCGTGCCCATTCCATTGAACGCAATCCCGGGCACGAACCGCACAAAGGTGCGCGGCGAGGAACGCTTCACCGTCCTTTCCAAGCCGGGCGATCAAACGCCCGGCTACATTCTCGATTCTCAGCTCGTCCAAGTATGGCCCGTGGCAGATGCCACCATCAGCGGCATCTCCCAAGGACATCTCATCGGCGCAAGCGTCCCGCAGCTTACTCTCCAACTGAACGACCTCTATCCCAGCTCCACCACTTGGGCTCAAGTCTACAAAGGCACGTCGCAGAACGGCATCACCGGCACCACGATCCCCGGCTCCAGCGTCGTGCTTAACGGGTCCGTCCCGGCCAATCGCACCATCACCATTGCGGACTATGGCTCGGTCTTCGATGCCGATGGCCTGTGGACGATGGAGTTGCTCACGAAGACTCCATTCGGCACGGATCGCCTGGCACAGGTGAGCTTTACCGTGCAGCGCAGCGGCATATCGCTCGAAGGATGGCGGCAAGCGCTCTTCGGCAGCGCCGCGAACAGCGGCGAGGGCGCAGATGAAAATGACTACGAGAAGGACGGTATCGCCAACATCCTCGAGTTCGCCTTCGGGCTGGATCCGAAGCAGAATAGCCTTGGCAAGTTGCCGGTGGCAGCACGCGTCGGCGATCAGTTCACAATCCGGTTCACTCCGCCCGCGGGCCTCACCGGCATCCTCTACGGCGCGGAGTGGAGCAGTTCGCTGCAGCCGGACAGTTGGGTTCCCTTGGTGAACACGGGGGAAGCGCCCGAACATGTTTTCAGCGTTCCAGTAAGCGGCAGGTCTCAGCTCTTCCTGAGGCTCAAGGTGACGACACCCTAGCCTCCCGTCATTCCAATCAGTTGCCATTGGCGTGCGGCCCGCTAGGTTGCCGCCGCGATGCCCGAGCTGCCGACGCTTTCCACCGACGAAGTCCGCCGCTACGCCCGCCATCTTTCGGTGCCGGGAGTAGGAGAGGAGGGCCAGCGCAGGCTGAAGGGCTCTTCCGTGCTGATGATTGGCACCGGCGGGCTTGGCTCGCCCGCCGCCCTCTACCTCGCGGCGGCGGGGATCGGTCGCATCGGCCTGATCGATCCGGACACGGTGGACCGCTCGAATCTCCAGCGCCAGATCCTCCATGGCGAAAGCTGGGTCGGAAAGTCGAAGCTGGAGAGCGCCGCCGCCCGCCTGCGCGAGGTGAATCCGCATGTGGAGCTCGAGCTTCACTCCGTCCGCTTCACCCCAGAGAACGCGATGGATCTGGTTTCTCGCTACGATGTGGTGCTGGACGGCTGCGACAACTTCCCCACCCGCTTCCTTTCCAACGACGCCTGCTTCTTGCTGAAGAAGCCCTGCGTCTACGGCTCGATTTTCCGCTTCGACGGCCAGGTCACGGTCTTCGCCCCGCATCTGGGCGGTCCCTGCTACCGCTGCATGCTGCCTTCCCTGCCCGCCCCGGGCTCGGCACCATCCTGTGAGGAAGCCGGGGTGCTCGGGGTCCTACCAGGGGTGATCGGCTCGCTTCAGGCGATGGAGACGATCAAGCTCCTGCTAGGCATTGGCGAACCTCCGCTGGGCAAACTCCTCTGCTACGATGCGCTGAGCACCAGCTTCCGCAGCCTGCGCCTGCGCCGCGATCCGGCCTGCCGCCTCTGCGGCGATGCCCCCACCATTCACTCTGTAAGCAACCACGAAACCATGGCCAATCCCTCCTGCGAAGTCCCCGGCAACGAAATCCCCGCGATCGATGTCGCCGAACTCTCCGCCCGCATCAATGCCGGTGAGGATCTCTTCATCATCGATGTCCGCCAACCCGAGGAAGAGGTGGAAGGCACCATCCCCGGCGCGATCCTGATCCCCCTCGCCACACTGCCCGAGCGCCTGAGCGAGCTACCCGTCGATCGCGAGCTTCTGATTCACTGCCGCTCCGGCGGTCGCTCCGGCCGGGCGGTGCAATTCCTCCACGAGTCCGGATTCCCGCAGGCCGTCAATGTGGCTGGTGGGATAAACGCGTGGAACGCACTGAAGGCTTAGGCTGCGCCTTTTCCGCCTTCTCATCCTCGATCACGCGCATGGCGTCGCGGTGGACCCAGACACTCTGGACCAGCCCGAGCAGGAACATGCAGATCACCACGAAGGTGCCCGAGTAGCTGATCATCGGCAGCGGAATGCCGGTGATCGGCATGAGGAGCACGCACATCCCGATGTTCTCGAAAATGTGCGCGAAGAAAATGGCCACGGTTCCCCCCACGATAAGCCGCCCCATCGGGTCGCGGGCATAGGCCCCGATGAAAAGGCAGAGCACTAATAGCAGGGCGAAGGAGGTGAGAAGCAACAGGCTGCCCCGGAAGCCCTGCTCCTCCGCGATGACGGCGAAGATGTAGTCGTTGTGCGCGGTTTCTTTGGGAATGAAGCCCTTCGCGTGAAGGGACATTCGGTTCTCGTCGGCATTCCAACCGGCCCCGAGCCAGCCGGCCTTGCCCACGGCGACGGACACGCGGTGAGCGGCGTAACCCTCGTCGAGGATGTCCACTTCCTTGCCATTCGCCATGCGCCAGTAGGTTTCCAAGCGCTGCGGACCACGGTCGGAGACCTCGGGGAGGATCACGTAAAAGGCGATCGGCAGGATCGCCGTAGCCATGAGTGAGAGAAAACAAAGGTAGCGGAAGGGTATCCCCGCTACGAGGAGAAGCACCGCCGCGAGGGGTATCCAGACGATCGCGGAGCCCATATCCCCCTTCGCCATCACAACGAGGAAAGAGACACCGGAGATCACCCCGACGATCGCGACCTTCAGAAAGGGCTCATCCAGCAGCCAGCCGACCTTTGGGATCAGACGCCCGAGTCGCGGGAGATCCTGCAGGAGACAGCCGATCAGCAAGATACCTCCCGCGAGAACGATCTGGGCGGGCTGGAAGGCGAAACTGCCGATTTCCACCTGACCGACCCCCGAGGAGATGGCCATGAGGCCTAAGCCCGCGCCCCAGATCGGCAGGCCGAGCCAGCGGTACCAACGGTAGTCGATCAGCGCCGCAATGAAGTAAACCGCCGAGCCTACGAGGATCCACATCTTCTGCCGCTCCGCGAACCATGCCCCGCCATTCGGCAGATGCCGTGCGGCGCTCTCGATCGAAAAGACCCCGAACACCAGCAACCCGTACATGGTGAGGATCAGCGGCCAGTTCAAGCCGAGCAGTTTCCGGAAAAGCGGGGTCATCGGGCGAACGCGAGCATAGTGATCGCCGCACTCATGACAAGCAGCCCCGCATGCTTCTTGCGAATCGCATCAATCTCCCCGATGCTGCGCCACGATGCGCCGCCTGCTTGTTCCCATTGTCGTCCTTCTCGTGCTCCTCGGTGCCTTCGGCTGGTGGTGGACCCGTCCGGAGCGGGTGATCGCCCGCCGCGTGAGCGGTCTGTTTGAAGCCGTGAACGTGCCGGCGGATTCCGGCAATATCACCCGCAGCACCCGCGGCAGCGCCCTCGAACCCTTCTTGGCGGACACCATCACCTTCGAAGGACCGAAAGGGCCAACGGACGAGGTCGAGGGCCCGCAGCGGCGGGAGGACATCGTGACGATGTACACCGCGCTCTCGAAGTTCTGCAAAAGCGCCACCATTCAGGATATCGTCGTGGAATCGGTGGAAGTCACCGGAGATGAGGCACTCGTGAAAGCCACCGTGGATGCCGTGATCGAGCTTCAGAACGAGGAACGCCCGGTCGATGGGATCCAGCACCTCGACATGACTTGGCTGAAACAGGAGGGATCCTGGCGTCTATCCCGGGCAAAATGGAACGAAACCGGCCGCTAAACCCCGATTTGGACCCGATTTTCCTCAATTTATCCGGAGATTCTACTTGGCAAGCCGTGCGGGCTCATTCAGTTTCCCCGCCCTCCCGTCACCCGACGGGCAGTTTTTCCGAACGAATTCACGCACATGGCCGTCGCACTACGCCTTAACCGCCAGGGAACCAAGGACCGTCCCTACTACAAGATCGTTGCTGTCGACAGCCGCAAGCGCCGTGACGGCCGTTACATCGAGCAAGTCGGCACCTACGACCCGCTCAAGGAAGGTGTGAACTTCACCGTGGATCTTGAAAAGGCCGAGAAGTGGATCGGCGTTGGCGCTCAGGTTTCCGAGACCGTCAACAGCATCATCCGCAAGGCCCGCACGGCTGCGAAGTAGTTCGCGCCAGCACCCGGATTTTCAGGCCGCAGCTCCCGGAGCTGCGGCTTTTTCGTACCCTCGTCTCATCTTCCCTTTCCTTTCTTGCCGTGGACTACTCCTCCCTCATCGCCCAGCGCCGCCGCCGCATCGGCGAGATCGATGACATGATGGCGGATGCCTCCTTCTTCAACGACCCGAAGAAGGCCGGAGAAATCGTGCGCGAACACCGGAAGATCAAGAGCACGCTGGAAACCTGGGAACGGCTCGAATCCGCCAAGCGCCAGCTTGAAGAGAACGAAGAGCTGTCCAAGGGCGACGATGCCGACTTCGCCGAGATGGCGAAGGAGGAG contains:
- a CDS encoding PQQ-dependent sugar dehydrogenase translates to MIRGTTPWPASLRAACFLLLQSAISPGAATLPAGFTETRIAEGLNPTTMTFAPDGRLFLCEKQGLLRVIDGGKLLPEPVLDIRAKVDAWNERGLLSVCFDPDFTRNGWIYVYYTHNRKPEDKARTNSNNRVSRFTVKGNSVAANSEVVLLELSNLSKIGWHNGGGLAFGKDGKLYVSTGENSVAPNAQDPGNLLGKLLRLNKDGSIPQDNPHYKEFKGENRAIVALGLRNPFSIAVQMATGLLYLSEVGANYEQLEAYDTGAAPVGTNYGWPDIDGPLRNQAKPEGYRAPAYPYDHGRGEGLALCSGDFYNPNKPGTEAFPPEYIGRFFFSDYKGWIKAIDPAKPDTRHDFATGINRPIDVEIAPDGALWYIERAGIPGGSDEANSASTNGSLWRVVWSGGGKPAKLAIIQQPVSTDVGAPLGEVKVALQDATGKTIDTANDTITLTLEGAAPRTALSGPREVAALKGVATFSPLSIGRPGRGYSLRASSGGLGSTSSSSFDISDRLAAPLITPPAGSFTGPVWVRISSPAPGTTIRFTTDGKAPDASSPAYTEPFEVTGDTTVQAIVQREGLTDSAAVSASMKITGSTPYSLDLRPIASGVKLPASAAEGMPPTLSGTGIFRDKTLSPAVGMVPYSLNAPSWADGAETQRWVILPGEAKIGFAPTGEYTWPGGTIFVQHFEIVTDKRSKTRRRLETRLLVLDATGSFGYGASYRWRADGSDADLVDAAGAEEVLQITDAAGVRKQSWTYPGSSLCYLCHTPNAGFVLGPKTRQLNGTHSYPGGRSDNQLRTWNYLQMFDRPLDESAIASYPRCSAIDDAEASLEDRVRSYIDSNCAHCHRPNGTGALWDARFDTPLASQGILNGEVRNNFGVENGKVVLPGDPTKSMLHRRMASTSLAEQMPPMTRNVVDQAALDLIAEWIRAQAPAKEETDR
- the moeB gene encoding molybdopterin-synthase adenylyltransferase MoeB, which gives rise to MPELPTLSTDEVRRYARHLSVPGVGEEGQRRLKGSSVLMIGTGGLGSPAALYLAAAGIGRIGLIDPDTVDRSNLQRQILHGESWVGKSKLESAAARLREVNPHVELELHSVRFTPENAMDLVSRYDVVLDGCDNFPTRFLSNDACFLLKKPCVYGSIFRFDGQVTVFAPHLGGPCYRCMLPSLPAPGSAPSCEEAGVLGVLPGVIGSLQAMETIKLLLGIGEPPLGKLLCYDALSTSFRSLRLRRDPACRLCGDAPTIHSVSNHETMANPSCEVPGNEIPAIDVAELSARINAGEDLFIIDVRQPEEEVEGTIPGAILIPLATLPERLSELPVDRELLIHCRSGGRSGRAVQFLHESGFPQAVNVAGGINAWNALKA
- a CDS encoding FtsW/RodA/SpoVE family cell cycle protein yields the protein MTPLFRKLLGLNWPLILTMYGLLVFGVFSIESAARHLPNGGAWFAERQKMWILVGSAVYFIAALIDYRWYRWLGLPIWGAGLGLMAISSGVGQVEIGSFAFQPAQIVLAGGILLIGCLLQDLPRLGRLIPKVGWLLDEPFLKVAIVGVISGVSFLVVMAKGDMGSAIVWIPLAAVLLLVAGIPFRYLCFLSLMATAILPIAFYVILPEVSDRGPQRLETYWRMANGKEVDILDEGYAAHRVSVAVGKAGWLGAGWNADENRMSLHAKGFIPKETAHNDYIFAVIAEEQGFRGSLLLLTSFALLLVLCLFIGAYARDPMGRLIVGGTVAIFFAHIFENIGMCVLLMPITGIPLPMISYSGTFVVICMFLLGLVQSVWVHRDAMRVIEDEKAEKAQPKPSVRSTRLSHQPH
- the rpsP gene encoding 30S ribosomal protein S16, with product MAVALRLNRQGTKDRPYYKIVAVDSRKRRDGRYIEQVGTYDPLKEGVNFTVDLEKAEKWIGVGAQVSETVNSIIRKARTAAK